One window of Triticum dicoccoides isolate Atlit2015 ecotype Zavitan chromosome 5A, WEW_v2.0, whole genome shotgun sequence genomic DNA carries:
- the LOC119297577 gene encoding subtilisin-chymotrypsin inhibitor-2B-like → MGAQKGPAGVSVIMVSLIIVIMSTAAMSCSKKAATDEKTSWPEVVGLSVEKAKEIILKDKPDADIVVLPVGSPVTKDYRSQRVRIFVDIVAETPHTG, encoded by the coding sequence ATGGGAGCTCAAAAGGGTCCTGCTGGGGTTAGTGTGATCATGGTGAGTCTGATCATAGTGATCATGTCCACTGCGGCTATGAGCTGCTCGAAGAAGGCGGCCACCGACGAGAAGACGTCCTGGCCGGAGGTGGTAGGGTTGAGCGTGGAGAAGGCCAAGGAGATCATCCTCAAGGACAAGCCCGACGCCGAcatcgtcgtcctccccgttggctCGCCGGTCACCAAGGACTACAGGTCCCAGCGCGTCCGCATCTTCGTTGACATCGTCGCCGAGACCCCCCACACTGGCTAG